A single region of the Manihot esculenta cultivar AM560-2 chromosome 12, M.esculenta_v8, whole genome shotgun sequence genome encodes:
- the LOC110627570 gene encoding GPI-anchored protein LLG3, producing the protein MACNHYHSWFYLIFFFLLIGLAASSSIFYDALDSHGHSGRTLLQAKKQCNVSFENMDYTVLIQNCKGPQFPVKNCCDALKKFACPHADILNDRTNNCAETMFSYINLYGKYPPGLFANECREGKEGLVCEAEEDSSSTRVHITAAQSSFLVLMAGFLGLYFHLL; encoded by the exons ATGGCTTGCAATCATTACCATTCATggttttatcttattttcttctttctccttatTGGACTAGCCGCCTCCTCCTCCATCTTCT ATGATGCACTTGATTCTCATGGACATTCTGGCCGTACCCTTCTTCAGGCCAAGAAAC AATGCAATGTGAGTTTTGAGAATATGGACTACACAGTCCTCATACAAAATTGCAAGGGACCTCAATTCCCAGTCAAGAATTGTTGTGATGCTCTAAAGAAATTTGCTTGCCCACATGCCGATATCCTAAACGACAGAACAAATAACTGTGCAGAAACCATGTTCAGCTACATAAACCTCTATGGGAAATATCCCCCTGGCTTGTTTGCAAATGAGTGCAGAGAAGGCAAAGAAGGTCTCGTATGCGAAGCGGAAGAAGATTCTTCCTCGACTAGGGTTCATATTACAGCTGCTCAGTCCTCATTCCTTGTACTCATGGCTGGGTTTCTAGGATTATATTTCCATTTGTTGTAG